The following coding sequences lie in one Aspergillus luchuensis IFO 4308 DNA, chromosome 8, nearly complete sequence genomic window:
- the ugp1 gene encoding UTP glucose-1-phosphate uridylyltransferase (COG:G;~EggNog:ENOG410PIQZ;~InterPro:IPR029044,IPR016267,IPR002618;~PFAM:PF01704;~go_function: GO:0003983 - UTP:glucose-1-phosphate uridylyltransferase activity [Evidence IEA];~go_function: GO:0070569 - uridylyltransferase activity [Evidence IEA];~go_process: GO:0006011 - UDP-glucose metabolic process [Evidence IEA]) translates to MASKALPSHLRAPASDSASAASFGKHHGKSQSHMAFENASTSVAASQMRNALNALAETVPDAAERKRFEAEMDNFFALFRRFLNDKAKGNEVNWDRIAPPQPSQVVNYNDLGSEASVEFLNKLAVVKLNGGLGTSMGCVGPKSVIEVREGMSFLDLSVRQIEHLNRTFNVNVPFVLMNSFNTDQDTQSIIKKYQGHNVDIITFNQSRYPRIIKDSLLPAPKSFDAPLQDWYPPGHGDVFESLYNSGTLDKLLERGVEYIFLSNADNLGAVVDLRILQHMVDTQAEYIMELTDKTKADVKGGTIIDYEGKARLLEIAQVPKEHVNEFKSIKKFKYFNTNNIWMSLRAIKRVVEENELEMEIIANEKSIPADKKGEADQAIYQLETAVGAAIRHFKNGHGVNVPRRRFLPVKTCSDLMLVKSDLYRLEHGQLVMDPNRFGGVPVIKLGSDFKKVSDFQKHIPSIPRIVELDHLTITGAVNLGRNVQLKGTVIIVATEGSTIDIPPGSVLENCVVQGSLRILEH, encoded by the exons ATGGCTTCCAAGGCTTTGCCCAGTCACCTCAGAGCTCCCGCGAGCGACTCCGCGAGTGCTGCCTCCTTCGGCAAGCACCACGGAAAGTCCCAGTCTCACATG GCCTTCGAGAATGCCTCCACTAGCGTGGCTGCCTCTCAGATGCGCAATGCCCTGAACGCCCTCGCCGAGACCGTCCCCGATGCCGCGGAGCGCAAGCGCTTCGAGGCCGAGATGGACAACTTCTTCGCCCTCTTCCGCAGATTCCTCAACGACAAGGCCAAGGGCAACGAGGTCAACTGGGACCGCATTGCCCCTCCCCAGCCCTCTCAGGTCGTCAACTACAATGATCTCGGCAGCGAGGCCTCCGTTGAGTTCCTGAACAAGCTGGCTGTCGTCAAGCTCAACGGTGGTCTGGGTACCTCCATGGGCTGTGTCGGCCCCAAGTCCGTTATTGAGGTCCGTGAGGGCATGTCCTTCTTGGATCTGTCCGTCCGTCAGATTGAGCACCTCAACCGCACCTTCAACGTCAACGTGCCCTTCGTCCTGATGAACTCCTTCAACACCGACCAGGACACCCAGTCGATCATCAAGAAGTACCAGGGCCACAACGTCGATATCATCACCTTCAACCAGTCCCGTTACCCCCGTATCATCAAGgactctctcctccccgcccccaaGTCCTTCGATGCCCCCCTGCAGGACTGGTACCCTCCCGGTCACGGTGATGTTTTCGAGTCCCTGTACAACTCCGGTACCCTGGACAAGCTCCTCGAGCGTGGTGTCGAGTACATCTTCCTGTCCAACGCCGACAACCTGGGTGCTGTCGTCGATCTCCGCATTCTTCAGCACATGGTTGACACCCAGGCTGAGTACATCATGGAGTTGACCGACAAGACCAAGGCTGACGTCAAGGGTGGTACCATCATTGACTACGAGGGCAAGGCCCGTCTGCTTGAAATTGCTCAGGTCCCCAAGGAGCACGTCAACGAGTTCAAGTCCATCAAGAAGTTCAAGTacttcaacaccaacaacatcTGGATGAGCCTCCGTGCCATCAAGcgtgtggtggaggagaatgagctggagatggagatcaTCGCCAACGAGAAGTCCATCCCTGCTGACAAGAAGGGTGAGGCCGACCAGGCCATCTACCAGCTGGAGACCGCCGTTGGTGCTGCCATCCGTCACTTCAAGAACGGACACGGTGTCAACGTTCCCCGTCGCCGCTTCCTGCCCGTCAAGACCTGCTCCGACCTGATGCTGGTCAAGTCTGACCTGTACCGCCTGGAGCACGGTCAGCTTGTCATGGACCCCAACCGCTTCGGTGGTGTCCCCGTCATCAAGCTCGGTTCCGACTTCAAGAAGGTCTCTGACTTCCAGAAGCACATCCCCAGCATCCCTCGCATTGTCGAGCTGGaccacctcaccatcaccggtGCCGTCAACCTGGGCCGCAACGTGCAGCTCAAGGGAACTGTCATCATTGTGGCCACGGAAGGCAGCACCATTGACATCCCTCCGGGTTCC